Within Massilia endophytica, the genomic segment CCGGCTATGGCGTCTGGCAGGCGCCGCCCTTCTCGCCGCGGCCTGCCTGCCCGCCGCCGCCATGCATCTCACCGACGTGCAGGGCAAGGCGCACACGCTCGAAGCCTACCGGGGCAAATGGGTGGTGCTCAATGTGTGGGCAACCTGGTGTGCGCCCTGCATCAAGGAGATGCCAGAGCTGGAGGCGCTGGCGCGCACGCGCAGCGATGTGGTGGTGCTGGGTCTGGCGGCGGATGGCGACAATGTCGTCCGCATACGCCAGTTCGCGCAGGCCCTGCGCGTCAGCTATCCGATCATCGCGGGCAACGAGGAGCTGATGAAGGAGTTCAAGGTGAAGGCCTATCCCACCACCTTGCTCTTCGATGGGGAAGGCAAACTGGTCATGACGAAGATGGGCCAGGTCACCAGGGCGGAACTCGACGCCCGCCTTCCGGCCCAGGCGGGCCGCTGACACACGCTTATGCCGCCTGGCGCTTCGGCTTGAAGTGCAGTTCCACCGGTTTGATCGCGCCCACAGCTTCCTTGCCGCGCCGCTTGCG encodes:
- a CDS encoding TlpA family protein disulfide reductase encodes the protein MKPRPLRLWRLAGAALLAAACLPAAAMHLTDVQGKAHTLEAYRGKWVVLNVWATWCAPCIKEMPELEALARTRSDVVVLGLAADGDNVVRIRQFAQALRVSYPIIAGNEELMKEFKVKAYPTTLLFDGEGKLVMTKMGQVTRAELDARLPAQAGR